The Bacillus vallismortis genome window below encodes:
- the menD gene encoding 2-succinyl-5-enolpyruvyl-6-hydroxy-3-cyclohexene-1-carboxylic-acid synthase — translation MTANPITHYIGSFIDEFALSGITDAVVCPGSRSTPLAILAAAHPDINVHVQIDERSAGFFALGLAKAKQHPVLLICTSGTAAANFYPAVIEAHYSRVPIIVLTADRPHELREVGAPQAINQHFLFGNFVKFFTDSALPEASPNMLRYIRTLAGRAAGEAQKRPMGPVHVNVPLREPLMPDLSDEPFGRMRTGRHVSVKTGTQSVDRESLSDVAAMLAEAEKGMIVCGELHSDTDKENIIALSKALQYPILADPLSNLRNGVHDKSTVIDAYDSFLKDDELKSKLRPDVVVRFGPMPVTKPVFLWLKDDPAIEQIVIDEDGGWRDPTQASAHMIHCNASVFAEAIMTEHADMTRSPEWLEKWQFVNERFRAHLQTISSEEVSFEGNLYRILQHLVPENSSLFVGNSMPIRDVDTFFEKQERPFRIYSNRGANGIDGVVSSAMGVCEGTKAPVTLVIGDLSFYHDLNGLLAAKKLGIPLTVILVNNDGGGIFSFLPQASEKAHFEDLFGTPTGLDFKHAAALYGGTYSCPASWDEFKAAYAPQADKPGLHLIEIKTDRQSRVQLHRDMLNEAVREVKKQWEL, via the coding sequence TTGACAGCCAACCCGATTACTCATTATATCGGAAGTTTTATTGATGAATTCGCCCTTTCCGGGATTACGGACGCCGTCGTTTGTCCGGGCTCAAGGTCTACACCGCTGGCTATTCTTGCAGCCGCGCATCCTGATATCAACGTCCATGTTCAAATTGATGAAAGATCTGCCGGGTTTTTTGCTCTCGGGCTGGCAAAAGCGAAGCAGCATCCCGTTCTTTTGATCTGCACATCAGGAACAGCCGCGGCTAACTTTTATCCGGCTGTGATTGAAGCCCATTATTCGAGAGTGCCCATTATTGTGTTAACTGCTGATCGGCCTCACGAGCTGCGCGAAGTAGGCGCGCCGCAGGCTATTAATCAGCACTTCTTATTCGGTAACTTTGTTAAGTTTTTCACAGACTCAGCTCTTCCAGAAGCGTCTCCGAATATGCTGAGATATATCCGAACGCTGGCCGGCCGCGCCGCCGGGGAAGCACAAAAGCGTCCAATGGGACCTGTGCATGTGAATGTGCCGCTGCGCGAACCGCTGATGCCGGATCTTTCGGATGAGCCGTTTGGAAGAATGAGAACAGGCCGTCACGTGTCTGTGAAAACGGGTACGCAGTCTGTAGACCGCGAATCTCTGTCTGATGTGGCTGCAATGCTGGCAGAGGCTGAAAAAGGAATGATCGTCTGCGGAGAACTCCACAGTGATACGGATAAGGAAAACATTATTGCGCTGTCTAAGGCGCTTCAGTATCCGATTTTAGCCGACCCGCTGTCTAATCTGCGGAACGGTGTTCATGATAAAAGCACTGTCATTGATGCGTATGATTCATTTTTAAAAGATGATGAGCTGAAGTCGAAACTGCGTCCTGATGTTGTCGTCCGTTTTGGGCCGATGCCTGTTACAAAACCGGTTTTCTTATGGCTTAAGGATGACCCGGCGATCGAGCAGATTGTGATTGACGAGGATGGAGGGTGGAGAGATCCGACACAGGCAAGCGCACATATGATTCACTGCAATGCATCCGTTTTTGCCGAAGCGATCATGACCGAACATGCTGACATGACCAGATCACCAGAATGGCTGGAAAAGTGGCAGTTTGTCAATGAGAGGTTCCGTGCGCATCTGCAAACAATCAGCAGTGAAGAGGTTTCGTTTGAAGGCAATCTCTATCGAATCCTGCAGCATCTTGTGCCTGAAAACAGCTCGCTGTTTGTCGGCAACAGCATGCCGATCAGAGATGTTGATACGTTTTTTGAAAAGCAGGAACGCCCTTTCCGGATTTATTCAAACCGGGGCGCAAATGGGATAGACGGTGTTGTCTCCTCTGCCATGGGGGTATGTGAAGGCACAAAAGCGCCTGTTACCCTCGTGATTGGCGATTTATCTTTTTATCACGATTTAAACGGACTGCTGGCGGCCAAAAAGCTGGGTATTCCTCTTACTGTGATTCTCGTGAATAATGACGGCGGAGGGATTTTCTCATTTTTGCCGCAGGCTTCTGAGAAGGCACACTTTGAAGATTTGTTCGGCACGCCGACAGGGCTTGATTTCAAGCATGCGGCTGCACTATACGGCGGGACGTATTCATGTCCGGCCTCATGGGATGAATTCAAAGCAGCTTACGCCCCGCAGGCAGACAAACCCGGACTCCATTTGATAGAAATCAAAACGGATCGCCAGTCAAGAGTCCAGCTTCATCGCGATATGCTGAATGAGGCTGTGCGGGAAGTGAAAAAACAATGGGAACTGTAA
- a CDS encoding UDP-glucose/GDP-mannose dehydrogenase family protein, giving the protein MKICVVGAGYVGLTLSAALASIGHDMICTDKDVKKIEQLKNGDIPFYEPGLSDAVHHCDNLSFSSEVKLSMEECPVIFIAVGTPPRSDGSADTKALQSVISDLSQTIRSYKTIITKSTVPPGTNENIAKQLIASGVSANSFNIVSNPEFLREGSALHDMLYPDKTVIGIEKGDHVSAAIVKSIYKHIDTPYIITSLAGAELIKYANNFFLAAKISFINEMARICEAYQSDITDISRAIGLDPRIGEHFLQAGIGYGGSCFPKDLQALQFAAIEKNTETYLLQAVQHINDTQIGLYVKKIKSFFDTLHGKKAAILGISFKPHTDDIRNSQAVRLMERLTDLGCDVHAYDPEAVLPEHLRQRVTQHSQAFDAIEESDFLFLATEWPEFLAIDWKKAAGTMKGRVVIDGRNVLKKESLEACGLICTGVGRP; this is encoded by the coding sequence ATGAAAATTTGCGTGGTTGGCGCCGGATATGTCGGTTTAACCCTATCAGCGGCACTGGCATCCATCGGACATGACATGATATGCACAGACAAAGACGTCAAAAAAATCGAGCAGCTGAAAAATGGAGACATTCCCTTTTACGAGCCTGGGCTTTCAGATGCAGTACATCATTGCGATAATCTCTCGTTTTCTTCCGAAGTGAAATTAAGCATGGAGGAATGTCCCGTCATTTTTATCGCAGTCGGAACCCCTCCGCGCTCGGACGGATCAGCAGATACGAAAGCGCTGCAGTCCGTTATCAGCGATTTGAGCCAGACGATCCGATCGTATAAAACCATCATTACGAAAAGCACTGTTCCCCCCGGGACAAATGAAAACATAGCAAAACAGCTGATTGCCTCCGGCGTTTCAGCAAATTCATTTAACATCGTATCCAATCCGGAGTTTCTGCGGGAAGGCAGCGCCTTGCATGACATGCTGTATCCTGACAAAACAGTTATCGGTATTGAGAAAGGAGATCACGTATCGGCAGCAATCGTCAAATCCATTTACAAACACATTGACACCCCTTATATCATCACAAGTTTAGCAGGAGCAGAGCTGATTAAATATGCCAATAACTTCTTTTTAGCAGCAAAAATTTCGTTCATTAATGAAATGGCCCGCATATGTGAAGCCTACCAATCAGATATCACAGATATTTCCCGCGCTATCGGACTTGACCCGAGAATCGGGGAGCACTTTTTGCAGGCCGGCATTGGATACGGCGGCTCTTGCTTTCCAAAGGATCTGCAGGCGCTGCAATTCGCTGCCATTGAAAAAAACACGGAGACCTACCTGCTTCAAGCCGTTCAGCATATCAATGACACCCAGATCGGCCTGTATGTCAAAAAAATAAAATCTTTCTTCGATACACTTCACGGCAAAAAAGCGGCTATACTCGGCATTTCCTTCAAACCTCATACCGATGACATTAGGAATTCTCAAGCCGTCAGGCTGATGGAAAGGCTGACAGATCTGGGGTGTGATGTCCATGCTTATGACCCTGAAGCTGTTCTGCCAGAACATTTGCGGCAACGTGTGACCCAGCATTCTCAAGCTTTTGACGCGATAGAAGAAAGTGACTTTTTATTTTTGGCCACAGAATGGCCCGAGTTTTTAGCGATTGATTGGAAAAAGGCCGCAGGCACCATGAAAGGGCGTGTGGTGATCGACGGGCGCAACGTATTGAAAAAAGAATCTCTGGAGGCTTGCGGTCTGATCTGCACGGGGGTTGGCCGCCCATGA
- a CDS encoding isochorismate synthase MenF produces the protein MVTTVQRTFRKGVLHALHKAKEVNHAVLISYSRQIESLDPLSFFNYGAKKYTGNRFFWSDPESELTIVGLGKEAIFQTNQKNSERYREVFDQWERFKKTAFHICEEEKLQHSAVGPVLFGGFSFDPCEERGTQWDHFSEGDFFVPALMLTMTADGPFLTVNRWVSGEEDAEGVLEGLIAFAAEFMVSDLDQRNQAVMAASEELDKDDWLKAIETATSQMKEKQYDKVVLARELLLTFDGPVQIEPVLKTLLNDQQTSYVFAIEQEGKTFVGASPERLIKKDGSTVMSSCLAGSIRRGKDEEEDRLIGLELLNDKKNLLEHDIVVGMIHDAFVSSCSEVEKPGGPVLYKTKSVQHLFTPIVGQLRESDSLFDLIEKLHPTPALGGAPQKKAVEVIREIEPMSRGWYAAPIGWIDSQNNGEFAVAIRSGLIEGSTARLFAGCGIVEDSDPQSEYEETQIKLKPMISALGGVRR, from the coding sequence ATGGTGACAACGGTGCAGCGTACGTTCCGAAAAGGAGTTCTACATGCATTACATAAAGCCAAAGAAGTCAACCATGCTGTCTTAATAAGCTATTCGAGACAAATCGAGTCTCTTGACCCTCTATCATTTTTCAATTACGGAGCAAAAAAATATACAGGCAATCGATTTTTTTGGTCAGATCCTGAAAGTGAATTGACAATAGTCGGTCTTGGCAAAGAAGCGATTTTCCAGACAAATCAAAAAAACAGCGAGCGATATCGCGAGGTTTTTGACCAATGGGAGCGCTTTAAAAAGACGGCTTTTCATATTTGTGAAGAAGAAAAGCTGCAGCATTCTGCAGTGGGACCTGTGTTATTCGGAGGATTTTCTTTTGACCCTTGCGAAGAAAGAGGTACACAATGGGACCATTTCTCGGAAGGGGATTTCTTTGTGCCTGCGCTTATGCTGACGATGACTGCTGATGGCCCTTTCTTAACAGTCAACAGATGGGTAAGCGGAGAGGAAGACGCAGAAGGTGTTTTGGAAGGCTTAATTGCTTTTGCAGCGGAATTTATGGTTTCAGATTTAGATCAAAGAAATCAGGCTGTGATGGCGGCATCAGAAGAGCTGGATAAGGATGATTGGCTCAAAGCGATTGAAACGGCAACAAGCCAAATGAAAGAGAAACAATACGATAAAGTGGTTCTTGCCCGAGAGCTGCTGCTAACGTTTGACGGCCCGGTCCAAATTGAACCGGTGCTTAAAACGCTTCTGAACGATCAGCAGACAAGCTATGTTTTTGCAATCGAGCAGGAAGGAAAAACCTTTGTCGGCGCGTCTCCGGAAAGGCTGATCAAAAAAGACGGCAGCACTGTCATGTCTTCTTGTCTGGCCGGTTCCATTAGACGCGGCAAGGATGAAGAAGAAGACCGCCTCATAGGCCTTGAATTATTAAACGATAAGAAAAACCTGCTGGAGCATGATATTGTGGTCGGCATGATCCATGACGCTTTTGTATCAAGCTGTTCGGAGGTTGAAAAGCCTGGCGGACCTGTATTGTACAAAACAAAAAGTGTGCAGCACTTATTTACCCCGATTGTCGGTCAGCTTCGAGAGTCTGATTCGCTTTTTGACTTAATTGAGAAACTGCATCCCACACCGGCGCTTGGGGGGGCACCTCAGAAAAAAGCTGTTGAAGTGATCAGAGAGATCGAGCCGATGTCCCGCGGCTGGTATGCAGCTCCTATCGGCTGGATTGACAGCCAGAATAACGGGGAATTCGCAGTAGCCATCCGTTCAGGACTGATCGAGGGGAGCACAGCTAGGCTGTTTGCTGGGTGCGGCATTGTGGAAGACTCGGACCCGCAGTCTGAATATGAAGAAACGCAGATTAAATTGAAGCCGATGATCTCTGCATTAGGAGGTGTGAGGCGTTGA
- a CDS encoding glycosyltransferase family 4 protein: MKLAFICTEKLPAPAVRGGAIQMMIDGVTPYFSSRYDLTIFSIEDPSLPKRETKDGVRYIHLPKEHYREAVAEELRASSFDLIHVFNRPLNVSLYKKASPNSMIVLSLHNEMFSEKKMTFAQGKEVLDNVTMITTVSEFIKQTVIDRFPEAEDITKVVYSGVDIRSYPPVWTMKGSAVRETYRKKYGIEDKKVILFAGRLSPTKGPHLLIHSMKRILQQHPDAVLVIAGGKWFSDDGENQYVTYLRKLALPYREHVIFTKFIPADDIPNLFLMADVFVCSSQWNEPLARVNYEAMAAGTPLITTNRGGNGEVVKHEVNGLVIDSYNKPSAFAKAIDRAFTDQQLMNKITKNGRHRVESLFTFTHVAKRLNAVYQSVLAPENKQFPPPLLTKNLDLSFINQLFVKAKS, translated from the coding sequence ATGAAACTTGCCTTTATCTGTACAGAAAAGCTGCCGGCGCCAGCGGTACGCGGCGGCGCTATTCAAATGATGATTGACGGTGTCACACCTTATTTCAGCAGCCGGTACGATCTGACCATTTTTTCAATAGAAGATCCATCACTTCCAAAAAGAGAAACGAAAGACGGCGTACGGTATATCCATTTGCCAAAAGAGCATTACCGCGAGGCGGTAGCCGAAGAGCTGCGGGCCTCTTCCTTTGATCTAATCCATGTGTTTAACAGGCCTTTAAATGTCTCTTTATATAAAAAAGCTTCACCAAACAGCATGATTGTTTTGAGCCTGCATAACGAAATGTTTTCTGAAAAAAAGATGACCTTCGCGCAAGGAAAAGAAGTACTCGACAATGTCACCATGATCACAACCGTCAGCGAATTTATTAAACAAACGGTCATTGATCGTTTCCCGGAAGCCGAGGACATCACAAAAGTCGTATATTCCGGCGTTGATATCCGCTCCTATCCGCCTGTCTGGACGATGAAAGGTTCGGCTGTCAGAGAAACATACAGGAAAAAGTACGGCATTGAGGATAAAAAAGTTATTTTATTCGCCGGCCGTTTAAGCCCAACCAAAGGGCCCCACCTTCTCATTCACAGCATGAAACGGATTTTGCAGCAGCATCCCGACGCTGTGCTGGTCATAGCAGGCGGAAAGTGGTTCAGCGATGACGGCGAAAACCAATATGTAACCTATCTGCGCAAGCTGGCGCTGCCATACAGAGAACACGTGATCTTTACGAAATTCATTCCCGCAGACGACATTCCAAACCTCTTTCTGATGGCGGATGTATTCGTGTGCAGCTCTCAGTGGAATGAACCTCTGGCCCGTGTGAATTATGAAGCAATGGCAGCTGGCACCCCCTTAATTACCACAAATCGTGGCGGAAACGGAGAAGTCGTAAAACACGAAGTTAACGGACTTGTCATCGACAGCTATAACAAACCTTCTGCATTTGCGAAAGCAATTGACAGAGCCTTTACAGATCAACAATTAATGAATAAAATCACAAAAAACGGCCGGCACCGTGTAGAATCTTTATTTACCTTTACCCATGTTGCCAAACGGCTCAATGCTGTTTATCAATCCGTTCTGGCACCGGAAAACAAACAATTTCCGCCGCCTCTTCTGACGAAAAACCTTGATTTATCATTTATAAATCAGCTTTTTGTGAAAGCAAAATCATAA
- a CDS encoding NAD(P)-dependent oxidoreductase, which produces MKILVTGAAGFIGSHLCEELLKDETHHVIGIDDFIGPTPFSLKLRNLDALLPEKRFTFIKENLLTADLSPLLEDVNVIFHLAAIPGVRSSWGDHFHPYAAHNIQALQRLLEACRKHPVQAFVFASTSSVYGEKQGKVSEDAALYPLSPYGVTKLTGEKLCHVYQQSFGIPIVILRFFTVYGPRQRPDMAFHRLIKQHLLKKPLTIFGDGQQSRDFTYISDCVKGITAVLGNPHLIGETVNIGGRERASVLKVVSLIEDISGKKATLHFSDKVAGEPRKTWADISKAKQLLHYDPATSLNDGLANEIAYLSSLYKGE; this is translated from the coding sequence ATGAAAATACTCGTCACAGGAGCAGCGGGATTTATCGGCTCCCACCTCTGCGAAGAATTGCTGAAGGATGAAACACATCACGTTATCGGAATCGACGACTTTATCGGACCGACTCCATTTTCCTTAAAATTAAGAAACCTTGATGCCCTGCTGCCAGAAAAACGATTTACGTTCATAAAGGAAAATCTGCTGACAGCAGATCTTTCTCCCTTGCTGGAAGATGTGAACGTCATCTTTCATTTGGCAGCCATACCGGGTGTCCGTTCAAGCTGGGGCGATCATTTTCACCCATATGCCGCACATAATATCCAAGCGCTCCAAAGGCTCCTTGAGGCATGCCGAAAACATCCGGTTCAAGCGTTCGTCTTCGCTTCCACCTCTTCCGTCTATGGCGAAAAACAAGGGAAAGTCAGTGAAGATGCGGCGCTTTATCCTTTATCTCCGTACGGGGTAACAAAGCTGACGGGAGAAAAGCTTTGCCATGTATATCAACAAAGCTTTGGCATTCCAATTGTGATTCTCCGTTTCTTTACCGTCTATGGGCCGAGACAGCGGCCGGACATGGCATTTCACCGGCTCATCAAACAGCACCTTCTGAAAAAGCCGCTCACCATCTTCGGTGACGGACAGCAGTCAAGAGATTTCACCTATATCAGCGACTGTGTCAAAGGCATCACCGCTGTTCTTGGGAACCCCCATCTTATTGGTGAAACAGTGAATATCGGCGGCAGAGAACGTGCCTCAGTCTTAAAGGTTGTTTCCCTCATTGAAGACATTTCCGGTAAAAAAGCAACACTGCACTTCTCGGACAAAGTAGCAGGGGAACCAAGAAAAACGTGGGCGGATATTTCAAAAGCAAAACAGCTCTTGCATTACGATCCCGCCACATCCTTAAACGATGGTTTGGCTAACGAAATCGCCTATTTATCGTCGCTGTATAAGGGGGAATGA
- a CDS encoding yteA family sporulation protein, giving the protein MLTKDQLQHLKHELEQTKEDILNRFKDNDHFQLNSAFPYDSMGELSAYDNHPGDHATELYEREKDIALDLHEREHLRDIEHSLKAIENGTYGICEVSGKEIPYERLEALPTATTLAEYSSQDIISKDRPIEEETPFGQFEFDDDEEIRAPYDSEDSYQDVEKYGNSSTPQDMENPPLSYDDMTMNAEENIGNTESYENFIATDITGKEITVYQSRAHERYEEELDEEGIMTTFGDLHAD; this is encoded by the coding sequence ATGCTTACAAAAGACCAGCTTCAGCATTTGAAACATGAACTGGAACAAACAAAAGAGGATATCTTAAACCGTTTCAAAGACAATGACCATTTTCAGCTCAATTCAGCCTTTCCATATGATTCAATGGGGGAACTTTCGGCTTACGACAACCACCCCGGAGATCATGCAACCGAACTTTATGAGCGGGAAAAAGACATCGCTCTCGACTTGCATGAACGAGAGCATCTTCGGGACATTGAGCATTCATTGAAGGCAATAGAAAACGGCACATACGGTATTTGTGAAGTCAGCGGAAAGGAAATTCCATACGAACGTCTTGAAGCGCTCCCGACCGCCACGACGCTCGCAGAGTATTCGTCACAGGATATCATTTCTAAAGACCGTCCGATCGAAGAAGAAACACCTTTCGGGCAATTTGAATTTGACGATGATGAAGAAATCAGAGCGCCATATGACAGTGAAGATTCTTACCAAGACGTCGAAAAATACGGAAATTCATCAACACCGCAGGATATGGAAAACCCGCCGCTCAGCTATGATGATATGACGATGAATGCCGAAGAAAATATCGGCAATACAGAGTCGTACGAAAATTTCATCGCTACAGATATCACAGGCAAAGAAATTACCGTTTATCAAAGCAGAGCCCATGAGCGTTATGAGGAAGAACTCGACGAAGAGGGAATCATGACAACATTCGGCGATCTCCACGCTGATTGA
- the cotS gene encoding spore coat putative kinase CotS, translated as MYQKEHEEQIVSDILSYYPFHFEHVALKSNKSGRKIWEIQTDQGPKLLKEAQMKPERMLFITQAHAHLQEKGLPVAPIHQTKNGGSCLGTDQVSYSLYDKVTGKEMIYYDAEQMKKVMSFAGHFHHASKGYVCTDESKKRSRLGKWHKLYRWKLQELEGNMQIAASYPEDIFSQTFLKHADKMLARGKEALQALDESDYENWTKETHEHGGFCFQDFTLARLTEVDGEPFLKELHSITYDLPSRDLRILLNKVMVKLSVWDADFMIALLAAYDAVYPLTEKQYEVLWIDLAFPHLFCAIGHKYYLKQKKTWSDEKYNWALQNMISVEESKDAFLDKLPELYKKIKVYREAN; from the coding sequence GTGTACCAAAAAGAGCATGAAGAACAGATTGTATCCGATATTCTCAGCTATTATCCGTTCCATTTCGAACATGTGGCACTGAAATCAAACAAAAGCGGGCGCAAAATCTGGGAGATACAAACTGATCAAGGCCCAAAGCTATTAAAAGAAGCGCAGATGAAGCCGGAGCGAATGCTTTTTATCACTCAGGCACATGCCCATTTACAGGAGAAAGGGCTGCCCGTAGCGCCGATTCATCAAACAAAAAATGGCGGAAGCTGCTTAGGCACGGATCAGGTCTCTTACAGTTTATATGACAAAGTGACAGGTAAAGAAATGATTTACTATGATGCAGAGCAAATGAAAAAAGTCATGTCATTTGCCGGCCATTTTCATCATGCGTCAAAAGGATATGTTTGCACAGATGAAAGCAAGAAAAGAAGCAGGCTCGGCAAATGGCATAAATTGTATCGCTGGAAGCTGCAGGAATTAGAAGGGAATATGCAGATCGCGGCCTCTTATCCTGAAGACATATTTTCGCAAACTTTCTTAAAACATGCTGATAAAATGCTGGCCAGAGGTAAAGAAGCACTGCAAGCACTTGATGAGTCAGATTATGAAAACTGGACGAAAGAAACGCATGAACATGGCGGATTCTGTTTTCAGGATTTTACATTGGCGCGGTTAACTGAGGTAGACGGAGAGCCTTTTTTAAAGGAGCTTCACTCGATTACGTACGATTTGCCGTCAAGAGATCTGCGCATTTTGCTGAATAAAGTCATGGTTAAGCTTTCTGTATGGGATGCGGATTTCATGATTGCGCTGCTTGCAGCCTATGATGCAGTGTATCCGCTCACAGAAAAACAGTACGAAGTGCTATGGATTGATCTGGCGTTTCCGCATTTGTTCTGTGCAATCGGCCATAAATATTATTTGAAGCAAAAGAAAACATGGTCAGATGAGAAGTACAACTGGGCGCTGCAAAATATGATTTCCGTTGAAGAATCTAAAGACGCGTTTTTGGATAAACTGCCGGAACTGTATAAAAAAATAAAAGTGTATCGGGAGGCGAATTGA
- a CDS encoding UTP--glucose-1-phosphate uridylyltransferase yields MIKKAIIPAGGFGTRNLPVTKVIPKEMFPVGSKPVIHYIVEELKESGIEDILMVVSSHKNLIVDYFDSSLALEAFLASRQKLHLLSKHPVPDIRIHYVRQPYAKGLGDAISFGKQFAGEEPFAVVLPDDLIFSANQPALGQLIEAYTKYQCSVIGLKETKTEDLHHYGVIKGESVEKGLYRIQDIVEKPKQNPPSHFAAAGRYIFTPDIFDKLETLEADAGGEVQVTDAIKSSLGISNVYGKILEGNRYDIGLQKDYLKLITDMLKT; encoded by the coding sequence ATGATAAAAAAAGCAATCATTCCTGCCGGCGGATTCGGAACGAGGAATCTGCCGGTGACGAAGGTAATTCCGAAAGAAATGTTTCCGGTAGGATCTAAACCCGTCATTCATTATATTGTGGAAGAGCTTAAGGAGTCAGGCATTGAAGATATTTTGATGGTTGTATCGAGCCATAAAAATCTGATTGTCGATTATTTTGATTCTTCTTTAGCGCTTGAAGCCTTTCTGGCCTCCCGGCAAAAACTGCATTTACTCAGCAAACATCCGGTTCCGGATATACGCATTCATTATGTGCGCCAGCCTTATGCAAAAGGTCTTGGCGACGCGATTTCTTTTGGAAAGCAATTTGCAGGCGAAGAGCCGTTTGCCGTCGTTTTGCCGGATGATCTGATCTTCTCCGCTAATCAGCCGGCCCTGGGGCAGCTGATTGAGGCGTATACGAAATATCAGTGCAGTGTGATCGGTTTAAAGGAAACAAAAACGGAGGATTTGCACCATTACGGTGTGATAAAAGGGGAATCTGTAGAAAAAGGGCTTTATCGCATTCAGGATATTGTGGAAAAGCCTAAACAAAACCCGCCATCTCATTTTGCCGCAGCAGGGCGTTATATTTTCACACCTGATATTTTTGATAAGCTGGAGACATTGGAAGCTGATGCCGGAGGAGAAGTGCAGGTAACGGATGCGATTAAATCTTCACTCGGGATATCGAACGTTTACGGAAAAATTTTGGAGGGCAATCGGTATGACATCGGACTGCAAAAGGATTATCTGAAGCTGATCACAGATATGCTGAAAACGTAA
- the menH gene encoding 2-succinyl-6-hydroxy-2,4-cyclohexadiene-1-carboxylate synthase — protein sequence MGTVNITVSDGVRYAVTDDRPNASEAVVCLHGFTGSKQSWTFLDGMLPDSRLIKMDCLGHGETDAPLNGKRYSTSRQVSDLVEMFDQLKLHKVKLIGYSMGGRLAYSFAAAYPERVSALVLESTTPGLKTLEERRDRIIRDRKLADFILRNGIKAFVQYWESIPLFSSQQRLAEDILHRIRSGRLRNNKVGLANSLTGMGTGSQPSLWSRVEEIAVPVLLISGEWDEKFCAINQEVHKKLPSSKIEIVPEAGHTVHVEQPRIFGKIVSEFLTSL from the coding sequence ATGGGAACTGTAAACATAACGGTTTCAGATGGTGTCCGATATGCTGTGACAGACGACCGGCCGAACGCTTCAGAAGCCGTCGTCTGTCTGCACGGGTTTACCGGCAGCAAACAATCATGGACTTTTCTTGATGGGATGCTGCCTGATTCCCGTTTGATCAAAATGGATTGTTTAGGGCATGGTGAAACAGATGCCCCGCTGAATGGGAAAAGATACAGCACAAGCCGGCAAGTTTCTGATCTTGTCGAGATGTTTGATCAATTAAAACTTCACAAAGTGAAATTGATTGGGTATTCTATGGGAGGAAGGCTTGCTTATTCGTTTGCGGCGGCTTATCCCGAACGGGTATCGGCACTTGTGCTTGAAAGCACAACGCCGGGGCTTAAAACGCTTGAGGAACGGCGGGATCGGATCATACGGGACCGGAAGCTTGCTGATTTTATTTTGCGTAACGGGATCAAAGCTTTTGTGCAGTATTGGGAGAGTATCCCTTTGTTTTCATCCCAGCAGCGGCTGGCTGAAGATATTCTGCACAGGATACGGTCGGGCCGTCTGCGAAACAATAAGGTTGGGCTTGCAAATAGTTTAACCGGTATGGGCACCGGTTCACAGCCTTCCTTGTGGAGCCGTGTAGAAGAAATAGCCGTGCCTGTGCTTCTGATCAGCGGGGAGTGGGACGAAAAGTTTTGCGCCATCAATCAAGAGGTGCATAAGAAGCTCCCATCTAGTAAAATAGAGATTGTTCCTGAAGC